The DNA region GCAATGCCAGGACCACTGCACCagccatcgacgacgccacGCTGCCCAGCACCTTTACCTTTGTCGACGGTTCCATAGTCACCACCAAGAATGACTGAGCATGCCGCGTAACCGGGATCTTGAGGAACGTGGAATAGTAAGCTCGGAGACTTCCCTCTGCTCCCGGACAAGGTCGGGGCCTCTCTGTAGGGCGGTACGTTGGAAGTGATGGTCACCGTCAGCAGCGCGAGCATCGATATGAGCACCGCCGTCAGAAATCCCTCCGGCAGCGGTCCATTCCCGgccatcatcagcatcggcggcgccggcatccccATTCCAGCCACCGTCGTGCAAATCACGTTTGGCAACGACGCTTTCGCCGTGCAGAATGACCGGGGCAGCAGGGCTCAAGGCCTCTTCTGCAACCATCTTTTGTACCCTCTTTGGCCAGCAGCACAGTGCCGGCGGGTTAGGGGTGCGAGCAGGATTATCAATGGCCTCAAGCAACTCGGTGCTGCGCAGACGGGCATCGACAGCCTGGCTTGGCGTGACCGGGTGCTCGGGGAACGGAAAGGTCGCCTTCGTCGTGGGCACCCTCGAAAAGAGGATCGCCCTAATGATCCCGCAGGAGTCGGGCTCGGGCGGGTCCGCGTACTGGCATATCTTGGGCAGCGAAAATAGCAAGGGCAAGGCAATCCAGATGTCTGGTCGTTAGCGAGAACGTCTGGTTCTCGTCAAACTCCATTGCGTGGACCACCAGGTCGTCCTAGATCCCCAAGTACTACCACCTGTTGGTGTGACTCATGGCACCGCGGTCTCTACGTCGCCGAGAATGGCATCGACTGGCTCAACCGTGTGTCGACGAAGGGTTACATGAAGGGCGGACGGCTCATCTACCAGGCTTCAGAAGTGCCAAAGGGCGTAGGGTTCTCGCTGGTTGGCGGGCATAACCATTGTCAATTCCCGAGCGGGCAAACCGCCGAGTTGGCGCAGTACATGAGTTGCTATCCTGTCAACTCGGCGAACGAAGCCGTCGCCCGTCGATCGCAGCACCGTTATAGCCAAATCTCAAGACTTTTCCTCTTGAACGGCGCCTTCTCTTTCCCAATAATTTTGTTGACAGATGGCATGACGGGACGGGGATCATGGGGCAATCAAAGGCGACGAGCAGTGTGAATGTTGGGAACGGAACATCGGGATAATGATGCTGGAATTCGGTCGGGAATAATACGTACGGATGACCGATGGAGAAAACAAGGTCATCAAATGCATGTGAAGAGGAGGCTCGCCGTGTCATCTCGTCCATCGGGTTACCCTGATTCCATGTGCCGAGGTACGGCATGCCCTTTGTTGCACCTCGAGCCGCGCAAGCCTGTACGCCGGCCCGCCGGGACAACACCAGACGCTTGAAGTAAAGCGTTGGGAGGACATGGGCCGATTCAACGACAATGCTGAATCCATAGGTGCGCGATGGATAGAGGCCTGGGCCAATCAACCATTCACTGGCGCTCGGGTCTGTTCAGGTACGCTTGATTACGTTTGAATGATGTGCGTCCAATGGATCGGGCCCGGAACTGGCCCCGAACCACAAGCGGTAGCAAGCAATGCCTCTGCGCATACATTGGGCCCTGAGCTGCCTTTCCTCCCGCCAACCTTTTGAGACATCTTCGAGATACGTGCATTGGCCCTTATTGTCTCAATCACAAGCCCGCCATCATGTGCCCACTACTCTGTCCCCGATGGTGTCCCAAACCAGATGCACCGTCAAGAATAATAGAAGAGGGTCCGTGGCGAAAGGCATGATCCGTTTCGTCATCCAATCCAACCGGTTCCCTCCCTGCCTTAGCCCTGCTCCCGCCGTCCGTTTGCTGTCTCCCCAAGATTCAGTCATCTCAACAAAAACACATCACCTGAAATCCACCGGCACCAGCCACGAACAACAACTCACCCACGCATCCATATTCTGCGCCGATAAGAATTGttcaaggagaagaaaagaaacggGGGCCTTTCATCGTCTCTTGTCATCCTTACATCATATCATGGGCCTTATAAAGTTGCGGCTTGTCTAAATCGTCAGTCGTTGGCCCAACTCCCGCGCCTCATACGCTCCTTCACATATGCCATCCCTTGCCTTCTACGATAGACACCAGTCAAAGTGCCACCCAGCATCGTCTCCAAATGTTGAACCGCACGCTTCACGAGTGGGCGTTCATTCGCACCTGGGTCGTGCTCATGCAATACCCAATTGTCCCCTACATATCAATTCTCATAGCTTGCTACCTCGGCGCGAACTACAGCCAAAACCCGGCGCGATGGACAACAACCGCCCaggtcatcgtcggcatgaTGGCCATTGAGTTGCTGTACATCGTGTTCATTTGGGTGCCCTACACTCGGCGCCTCAAGGAGCCCGCCGCACACCCGCCCCCGTCGTCGCATACGGAGCGCCGAGCCCTGTTTGAACGGTGCATGGGCACAGTCCCAAACTACGAAAACTATCTACGCATGTGGTTTTTGGGCGCCGAGCCATCCGAGATCCGCCACGACAATCTCCGCGAATTCCTGCTTTGGGCCTTTTTCGACGTTGAAGAGGGGAGTGACGACGAGTACAGGTCTGGCGAGGACTACGACATGGAGGTGGACGAATATGTCGCCTACATCGAAAAGGGCCTTGGAAGAACCCTTGAGCCCGGGCGGGGCCGAGCCAAGTGCTTGCGGCTCACCATCGACTCCGTCGAGCCGGCGTTCCGAACCGTCTGGTGGTACGCAACCATGGCCCTTCTGGACCACGCCACCcacgtcctcctcctcctcaacggCTTCGAATACTACGCGCAGCCACGACAGAAAGTCATCTTCCCGCCACGGCTGCAGCAGATGTTTGCGAGTCGCCGTACTGAGGCCGGTAACTTGAGTTACTGGCACCGTCCTCATCGTTCAGAAGGGTTGCCTGTCGTCTTCATCCACGGTATCGGCATCGGCCTGTGGCCGTACATAAgcttcctcgccgagatcgGCGGTGGAAAGGGCAAAGGTCAGACTGGTGTCATTGCCCTCGAGATTCTGCCCGTCTGCTTCCGGCTTACGGAGCCGCCGCTCGGCAAGGAGGCCTTCCTTGAGCAGTTTAAAAAGGTCCTGGACCGTCACATGTGGGACGAGTTCGCCCTCGTATCTCACTCGTACGGGTCCATCCTATCTACCCACGCCATGCGATGTCCAGAGCTGCAAGTGAGGATCCCACGGGTGGTACTCATTGACCCCGTGAGCATACTTCTCCATTTGCCCGACGTTGCTTACAACTTCACCCGCCGTCGGCCAAAGACCGCCAACGAATGGCAGCTGTGGTATTTCGCCAGCACCGACCCCGGTGTTGCCCATTGCCTCGGCAGGTACTTCTTCTGGAGGGAGAACGCCATCTGGGCCGACGAACTGGTCGGTCGAACTGCAAGATCGGGCCATGCTGGGCAAGGCCGGAAGCAAGCGAGGCAGGTTACTGTATGCTTATCAGAGCTCGACTTGATAGTTGACAGCCATGCGGTCGCCAGGTATTTGGCCGAGGGAGAGCGGGCGGATCACCCCGCATGGTTGCAGGGCGAACATGGCCAGAGTAACGTTGCCAGCCCCAAGGCGGGACTCGTGCCAGGTGGGGGGGAAGAGTGCAAGCATCACCGTTCTGCCGGGTCGGGTATCAACATCCTCTGGTTTCCGAACAAAGACCATGCGCAGGTCTTCGATGCCCCGCGGGCCAGGGCACGGATCGTGGCCGCCACAAGGGGCGAGCCTGAAGTAAGATAGGCTGGCAGGCATAAGACGGTTATTGTTGCATCCATCGCTGTTATCATCACCCACCGCACGAGCTGAAAATACCACGAAGCAAGGCGATATTCCTGTTTTgccttcttccctcttcccaCCAGAGCCTTGTGCATCCGTGGATCGACCGGTCGCTTACCACCACGTCTACTTGTCTTCCATCTCCACAAACGAGCGATGGCGTTGTGGTTACTTTGCCTGGTCACCTCCCCAATCCGTCAAGCCCACCCTGACCGGCTGGGGACCGCTGCGAGTAATTACCCACACGGTATCTTGGTCCGATTCGTTGAGCATCTGGTGCTCCGTCCAAGAAGGGATGAAAGCAAAGTCACCCGCTGCCATGTTGTGCCGCTTGACGTCTTGTCCCGCACCGGGGCTGACAAGCAGGAGGCCGGTCCCGGAAGCCATGTAAACAATGGTATCTTGGCACACATTAGAGACCCATCGCGGTTGCGGCGCCGTAAGAGGTTGAAAGCGTGAGAGATGGGGTagccggggagggggttcgGTCCTGACCTTGCTCGCCATGATGACGGATATCCGATGTCGCATGTGCGCTGAGAGTGAGGACTGATTCAGTCAGCCACGACGAGCATGCCGAGGGGGGGTGTCTCCAGCAGCGGCATGAACACCAGCCGATATAGAGGCCCTACGGACACTATTTACGGCGGCTGTAGCGCTGCAGTTGGCAAGCCAGTGGCTAGGCTGAGTAGATGGCTAGCTATCTGACACTGGCAGAAGAAGTGATGCATGGCTTGAGAAAAAGCCACGAGGTCAAAGAGACATCATTATGGCGGGCGGCTTCAACTTACCCGATGCGCAGAGCCTATCACTTTTGCTGACaacggcatcggcctcgtTAGCAGAACCGGGTGGCAGAGTTGCATCGGGAGCGCGGAGGGTGTTCGCTTTGGTGATGGACACCGAGGAGGGAACGATCATGGGTAGCAAGTCGTTGATGAGAGGGATAAGAGAAGCCATGGTGTCCTGCAGACCCCAGTCGGGTATCCAATACTCCGGCGGCCGTGTAATAGGTAGACTGGTCGGGTGTGCCGCGGTCTGTTTTGGCCGGTCTCGGTTGGGTCGGCCACGATGACTCAAGTCTTGGAGAGCGTGTTCTTGCGTGCTCGGGAGCGACGAGTACGAGCTGGGTTGTTTGCTGTTCTGTGTTGCGTTGTGTTGGTGGTGAAGGTGATGGTCTTCCACTGGCGGGCGGAAGCTATGACCCAAGTAGGAAGGAGACGTCGGGCGGCGGATCGAGAGTCAAGTGGGAACCGAAGGAAGCTCCGGCAGTGGTTTGGGCGTTACCAGGGAGAAGGAAGGATACACTACAGTACACCTGTGCACTGGGCGATATCAGTGTGGACGTCTGTGGCCAAACCGAAGCTCCTTTTCAACTTCAATAATAACGGATGTGAGGTTTCGAAGTCAAAGGTGGCGGGCGGCCTCTCGGTCGAGATGCAGTCCGTTGCGATGCGGTGCGCAGGTAAACCGCAGCATGGGTTGAATCAGGGGAACAACAGATGTGAGGTTTCGACGACCTTGCTCTAGTACCTAGGCAGGACGTAGTCTCATTCCTTGGATACTTGTTTGCTTGGGGCGACACGAGGGGCCAAGATGGATCGGATGGAGGTGCTCGCTCGTTGTTCAATGTTGCAGTAAGAGGGGATTagtggaagaggaaggaggagagagacTAACTAGGGGAAATAAAGTGCCTACCTAATCGGGTAGGCGAACTCGCTAAGCTGTATTGTGGGATATGATGGCTATGTCGGTATCGCCTTGCACGACAGCTCTATTATGCACGGCTGGATAGCTAGGTATTCACATGCCCAACACCCAATCCGCCTACATCCATCCTCCATGGGCGGAATTACACCAACACCAAAACAGAACCCAACCACACACGACCGAGGGAAGCATCTCGCCAGCCCGCCGCAAAGGTTCTCCTCCAACGTGTCTTGGCTGGGACTTTTTGAGGCCGTATGGGTTCCAATAAGGTTAGGCTGGGGCCTTTTGAGCTGTGGTGTGAAGTGAGAGAACAGGCACAATGTTCTTGGCCATTGCGATGGATTGGCTGGCAGCGGCTgaatgagagagaggtaCGCCCAAGCGCTGAGCGAGACCTGGACTGGGGTCTGGGGTATGCGTTGCGTCTGCTTGTCCATCTGCTCTTATCGCCTATCTTTGCCCAGAGCACACCAGCATGCGATGGCGTTATTGCGACAACTTGGCGGCAGCGCGTCAAAGTCCAAGTCTATCCGATAAGCGACCCCAACTACCTGCCTAAAGGTAGCCCATTTCCTTTCAATGCATAATGAGCAAACTCCCCCGCAGTCTGCAGTCCGGCTCCGGTTCTCGGTACCTGACCCTGGTTCGCGACTCGGCTCCATCCAAGTACAGGGAATACCTACTGTCTGCGTCAAGACTCACGACGCGACCGCTTCtctgtgtgtctgtctgcaTGGGGGGTTGGTGAGAGATGCTGCACGCCTTGCCGTGGGCCTGCACCGTCGGCATGGAAAGCAC from Colletotrichum higginsianum IMI 349063 chromosome 4, whole genome shotgun sequence includes:
- a CDS encoding Cip2; the protein is MVTVSSASIDMSTAVRNPSGSGPFPAIISIGGAGIPIPATVVQITFGNDAFAVQNDRGSRAQGLFCNHLFAGGLGVRAGLSMASSNSVLRRRASTAWLGVTGCSGNGKVAFVVGTLEKRIALMIPQESGSGGSAYWHILGSENSKGKAIQMSGR
- a CDS encoding Alpha beta hydrolase fold family → MLNRTLHEWAFIRTWVVLMQYPIVPYISILIACYLGANYSQNPARWTTTAQVIVGMMAIELLYIVFIWVPYTRRLKEPAAHPPPSSHTERRALFERCMGTVPNYENYLRMWFLGAEPSEIRHDNLREFLLWAFFDVEEGSDDEYRSGEDYDMEVDEYVAYIEKGLGRTLEPGRGRAKCLRLTIDSVEPAFRTVWWYATMALLDHATHVLLLLNGFEYYAQPRQKVIFPPRLQQMFASRRTEAGNLSYWHRPHRSEGLPVVFIHGIGIGLWPYISFLAEIGGGKGKGQTGVIALEILPVCFRLTEPPLGKEAFLEQFKKVLDRHMWDEFALVSHSYGSILSTHAMRCPELQVRIPRVVLIDPVSILLHLPDVAYNFTRRRPKTANEWQLWYFASTDPGVAHCLGRYFFWRENAIWADELVGRTARSGHAGQGRKQARQVTVCLSELDLIVDSHAVARYLAEGERADHPAWLQGEHGQSNVASPKAGLVPGGGEECKHHRSAGSGINILWFPNKDHAQVFDAPRARARIVAATRGEPEVR
- a CDS encoding Cupin, with amino-acid sequence MASLIPLINDLLPMIVPSSVSITKANTLRAPDATLPPGSANEADAVVSKSDRLCASDTIVYMASGTGLLLVSPGAGQDVKRHNMAAGDFAFIPSWTEHQMLNESDQDTVWVITRSGPQPVRVGLTDWGGDQAK